The DNA region agttggtgctgctgggaTGGCACACGGCCGTGTTACAGTGGATGAACACCTGAGGAAAGGCATTGCGTCACCTTCAGGAACCTCATTTACAGCTGTTAGCATCTCAGCTTTACCGTGTCCTTCTGAACATTCATGGTGTCGTTGTCcacaaatgcaaacattttaaaGGTGAAACGTTTGTAATGGTTCGGGTGTTGGAGTCCAGAGGAGCCGTCCACTTGCACCACTTTGGTCAGGTAATGGTCGTCACCGTAGGGACACCTGAGGCACGACAAAGCTGGAGATGAGCGAAGGGGAATGTAACAGAAGCAGGCAGTCAGCAAAGCTAGATACCCATTTATGAGGAGATCCCACTGTGGAAAGCTGTGAGGACTTGGTGTTGACGTGGCCCAGCAGTGCTCCAGGTTCAGGACGATGTTTGGATCAGCTCGTTCCACCAGGTTCACCTGAACAAAGATTTCTTCCCTCAGCAGTTTTGTGATTGGGTACTCGGCCGGTGTGTAGAAGGAACTGTAGGCGCTCTCCTCTGCGATTTAAGAGTTTAGCGTCAGACACATTTTAATAACACTGCTCTGCGGCGTCTGTGCTGCCCACCTGGTCTGCAGCCCTTTGAATGGCACTCTCCACTGGCCAGTTTCAGCTCCACCCTCAGGGGTCCTATGGCAGCAATGGCCAAAGGTGGAGGAAGGTCGTTAACCTCCATGATAAGAGCCTCCACAGCCGTGCCAGAATACCGACACTGGAACAAGAGCCTGAAAAAGGGAGATTAGACCTCAAATCCTCCAGTGGACCCAGAAAATAGGGTTCAGAGTTACCACCCACTCAAAATGGCTGTCTCTGGTAATGGAGCCTCTGGGTCCAACCCCCACTTCATAAGACGACGACATGTGGTTCTCGTAGACTATGTAACCATCTTCCTGCAGAGTCAAGCGTGGAGGCCATTTTAAGAGCTGCACACTGAAACTCCAGCAGCCACTGTGAAGGTTCCACCCACCTCACTCATCGTGGTTCCACATGCTGCCACAGGGAACTGGAAGATGGCGAACGCAGTGGTGAAGTCCACAGTGGTGCAGGAGGGGTCGTTGGTGTCGAGCAGGCTGATCGAGTCCACGTCCATGTGTGGCCAGGTAGCGTCCCGAGCCACAACCACCACGAACTGGCCGTCACTGGTACACTGCACGGTCACTGGTGAGGCAGCAACAGGGCCGTTTACCCTCGCCGTGCACGAGTGCCCCCACACTCAGCCGACACTCACCTGCTTTGCCGTAGTAGCACTGAGATCCATCAAAGCAGCAGTTGATGTGGTCACACTCCTCAGCAGTGACGTCTTGAGTGCCGCACCGgatcttctgtccttcctccacCTGGCACTTGTCAACCAAATCCGTGGGCGGCGAGACGTTGGGTTGCTGCAGAGGATGCTGAGGCTGCACTTTCTCCACAGGCGGCATCCACTGACGCCAGGCAGTGACATCACAAGCCAAGAGAACAACCACCACAACTCCAAACAGACACTTGCACTGCTCCATTATGGTGTCAGCAACCACACACTGGCCCAAACTGTGCCAACAGTACCAGAGTGCCCAGATTGGGCTTTTATACTGGTCTGACTGGCGCCATTTCCAGGGAACTCCGCCCCCCCTCATTAGGACTTAATTGCATGCACTCGTGTGCAGTTAATCAGCTGGGAGCTGCCAAGTGCTGCTAATTGTCTGCTGAGTCACAAATGAGGGCCTTTTATTTTCAGAGACTTGGTGAAGAACAACAACGAACAACAACGCGCTTTTCCAGCAACAGAATCCATCTTTCCAATCAAAGCCTCGTTTTCCAGGGCCTGTGTGAGCGCTCTGTCCTCCGCTCTCTTCCCTAAATGAACAGATGTATGGGCGGTACACGCAGGAGCTGGGGGTGTATGCCAAGGAAGAGGCGGCCCGCCTGCGGGATGGAGGAGGTCTGCGGAGGAACGCCAGCGTTCGTGGTCGCACCGCGGACGTGCTGGAGTACCAGAAGGACCCCTGCGCCAAGTGCCAGTGTAAGTGATGAGCACGCACCAGGCCCAGTGTGCAGGTGGCATAAGGCTCCAACACACTCTGAAGGTCATTCCcaggctgagtgtgtgtgtgtgtgtgtgtgtgtgtgggggggggggggtctgctgcaTGCAGTCACCACACGTCTCCACTCTCATCCCCATCAGACGGCATCTGTTGCTGTGTATCTCCTATATTATCAGTATTTTACTGGCATGATTTTCTCAGATGTGGATCTGGTAAATGTGTTAGTAGCACAGTGGAGCCCCTCCAGGGACCGGTTCTGGGTGGTTAAGTCCATTCCAGACTTTGGCAGCaaccacagacagaaaaaatgaGTCCAGTGATGCTTCTTTTATCTGACCCAGCTCAAAATTGGAGATTCGTGCGTCAGGTTGGAGTTTCCAAGAGGACCCAGCTCTGTGAAtgtggtgctggaggtggatgaagatgagCTCACGCTCCACCAGCTCATTCACAGACGCATGTGCAGCACCTACACATGCCTTTAATGTTCCTCAGGAACCATTTGAAACGTCTCTCCTGCTTTGGTCCTCAGTGTGTGCGTCTCGCTGTCAGAAATTCCTGATCCTGCGGGTTGGGGAGGACTGGatcttcctcatcctgctgGGGCTGCTCATGGCTCTGGTGAGCTGGGTCATGGACTACGCCATCGCCTTCTGCCAAGAAGGTAGGAAAGAGTTTCAaagacaggtgaaaggctcCTGATTGGCCATCGAAGCCTTCATGGAGAGCAAAAGAACCCCTTTAAAAATCATCCATCAAATCTTtagtttgctgtgtgtgtgtgtgtgtgtgtgtgtgtgtagcacagAAGTGGATGTATGCTGGCCTGGACAGCAACCTGCTCCTGCAGTACCTGGCCTGGGTCACCTACCCTGTGGTGCTCATCACGTTCTCGGCAGGATTCACGCAGATTCTGGCTCCTCAGGCTGTGGGTGAGACGTGCGCACGTTTACATGCAGCTTACGCACACGCCCGTGCACACGCCCGTGCACACGCCCGTGCACACGCCCGTGCACACGCCCGTGCACACTTCCACATCCTTAAAGTGTTCGGCGAATGTCAAAGAATCACCTGTCGTGTGCACCACACAGAGGAGATGATAGACCACCCCCGAGTTCCCCTGGGTTCATTTGTTCCTCcttacccccctcctcccttgatcccccctccccctctctctcccaccaaccccctctcccctttctctctctccgccctctctcccttctctctctctctcctctctctcccgatcccccctctcctctctcccccctctcccccctctgctcactttttctcttctctccatcacccCACCCAGGTTCTGGTATCCCTGAGATGAAGACGATCCTCAGGGGGGTGGTCCTGAAGGAGTACCTGACTTTTAAAACCTTTGTAGCCAAAGTCATCGGTCTGACGTGCGCCCTGGGCAGCGGGATGCCTCTGGGCAAGGAGGTAGAGCGGCTCCCTTCTTCAGTCCCAAACCTAACGGTGTCACCATGTTGTCCTCTAAGCGTCTCCTTCCTTCTCAGGGTCCTTTTGTCCACGTTGCCagtctttgtgctgctctgctcagcaAATTCATGGCTGCTCTGTTCGGGGGGATTTTTATGGTAAGAAGGGACCGACTGTTGGACCCAAACCTCAAACTGCTCTTCAGCTTCTTTCACTGACTGAACCGTCATCATGTTTTACTTTGTTATTCGATTCCAGCACAGATAGACGCCTCTCAGGTTAAAAGGTTGGACCCCTGCGGTCtccatgatgtgtttttgttgattcCTTAACTTCCTGCTGTCTCCAGGACACGTTCTGCTTCTGCATCCgtcatgaggaggaggaactctgCAGCGCTTGATCAGTCTGTTAAAATCTTCTTTCAGAACACAGAATGGAGAAACTGTCTGCTGAAGCTCATTGTTCAGTTTAGATGATAAGCTGGACGTCCTCCAGGCCCGTGAACAAGGTAAGCGCACGGCTCCCACAGATGGCGCTCACGCTCTTCTCTGTCTTTTCCCTCCTGCCTTCCCTGCTAAAGGAAGAACCCTTTGAGGGCAGCAAGGTATGAGCAGGCTCCTGGAGGTTACCAACATTAGAGATCCATGCTGTGCATGTCTGGAGGTCCGTAGACGGACCTTTCATTGTGTCTGACCCTGTCCAGCCCGTCACCGCCACACATCAGTGCTTCTCAACAAACATCTCATTCCACCACTTCAGCAGCCAGTCCTGGGTCTGGAAGTCACCGCCCTCCATAGCCGCCACTCATGCACCGCCTGTCGACCTGTGTACTAGCACTGCATTgctcctgagtgtgtgtgtgtgtgtgtgtgtgtgtgtgtgtgtgtgtgtgtgtgtgactcggACAGAACGAGCTGCGGAACACGGAGATGCTGTCGGCCGCCTGTGCGGTGGGTGTCGGCTGCTGCTTCGCTGCCCCAATTGGAGGTAAACCAACGCAGGATCTGTTGAAACGGGAGCTGTGGCGACAAATTTAGCTGATGTTTGACACTTTGATTGAgagcaacgtgtgtgtgtgtgtgtgtgtgtgtgtgtgtgtgtgtgtgtgtgtgtgtgtgtgtgtgtgtgtgtgtgtgtgtgtgtgtgtgtgcgcgcgtgcacgctgCAGGGGTCCTCTTCAGCATCGAGGTCACTTCCACGTTCTTTGCTGTGAGGAACTACTGGAGGGGCTTCTTTGCTGCCACCTTCAGTGCCTTCATATTCAGAGTTCTGGCTGTGTGGAACAAGGACGAAGGTAGGTCTGGCTGGGCCAGGTCTGGCCAGGTCTGGCCGGGCCAGGTCTGGCCGGGCCGTCCTCCACCAGGGGCTGTTGGGGGACGTGGCTCTGGACTGGAACATGCTTGTTTCTCTCCAGAGACCATCACTGCTCTCTTTAAGACCCGTTTCCGTCTGGACTTCCCGTTCGACCTTCAGGAGCTGCCAGCCTTCGCCGTTCTGGGGTGAGCGGCTCCctctggatcagctgatcccAGACCAGATGAGTCCTCTCTTTCCTCAGTTGTCTCTCTTTCCCCAGTGGACTGGGCATGAAATGCCCCTCAAACCCTGCTGGTTCCGCCCTCCGTCCAGTTTAAACACTTGCTGCCAGCACATTGTAACAGAAGGAGATAAAGAAATGATCAGCAGTTGGTTTGGTGTCAGAGGGGATCAACAAGATCATTTCCAGTGTGTGTCAAGGATTCCGGCTCTGCTTTCTCCTGGATGCTTCCCAGTTCCTCCTTCAGGAGACAGACGGCAtctttgtctgtgtctgcagaaTCGCCTGTGGCTTTGGTGGCGCTCTGTTCGTCTACCTGAACCGTCTGATCGTGGAGTGCATGAGGAAACAGAAGACCATCAACAAGTTCCTGTTGAGGAAGTGAGTacctgatgctttgtgttatgatATAACACAACACAGCTGAGTTTAACGGTTTAAGTCTGTTTAAGTTTGTCCCTTTTGGAGTCACGGGAGGGTTTAATCGCTGAAGTATTTCCCTCCAATGACAATAAAGGGGCTCTGATAAACGGCGTGTTTCTCCTCGCTGGTGGAAGTAAAGATGGTCGATGTGGTGCCAGATCGTCTCTGACTGCCTTCCTTCGTCCTCTAGCTGCTGCCGCTCCACTGAAATTGATAAATTCCTGTTTTTCAGCATCCTAAAGTTCGCTGCATTCGCTTTCATGCATTTTATGCCGTTCTTTGTGCTAAGCTAAGTTAGCTTCTTCATTTCTGCCACGTTTGGAAGTGCAGCAGATGGTTGAAATGCATCTGCATGCTGATGTTCATGCTGATGTTCATGCTGATGTTCGTGCTGATGTTCATGCTGATTTCTACCAGCTGTTCTGTAAACCAGCTTCTTCAAATGTGCGTTGACGTTGGCACCGTCTTGATGCACATTGAGTAAAGTAATCCATTACTACCGTTTCCATCCTCGCCACGGAAACTCGAccacgcacagacacagatatTAATGATCCTGCAGCCCGTCCCTTCCCGTCAGACGCCTGGTGTATCCCGCCCTCGTCACCCTGCTCGTCTCCACTCTCACCTTCCCTCCAGGCTTCGGACAGTTCATGGCAGGACAGGTGAGAACACGTTTTCACACTCTTGTGACTGTATGAAgacgctcctctgctgctgtggggggGCGGCGGTGATTGTAATGTAAACTGAAGGGAATGTGAGCTTTGGGTGAGTTTACACCCCTGCTTTCTACCCCTGCCTGTCGGAGGATTGTTGAGTTTCTCCAGACACTCAATCATGACATGTTGGAATGGTTGTTACTGCTGGTCACCTCATCTTAAACCAGCTaaatttatttttactgttgaCCACTTTCACACCTTTAAGTTATGTGAATTGCAATTGCACTACCTAACCACCAGGGGGCTCCCCCAAGACCGACCTTCCTGTAGGGTCACTTCCTGTATGGTACTGGTGGCCAGCAGGAGTCCCATAGCTGTCCTCACCGCTCAGGTGTGCACGAACCAGTCAACCTGGTTATGGTGAACATAAACTGGGACTGAGGATTTGAGGACTGTATCCTGTCGTGGTGTCACCTGTATCAAGTCGTGGTGTCACCTCTATCATGATAGATCGTCTTgtggtgtcgcctctatcatgtcgcggtgtcgcctgtatcatgtcgcggtgtcgcctctatcatgGTGTGGTGTCGCCTGTCTGTACCATATATTGTGTCCTGTATcatgtgtgtgtcacctctatcatgtcgtggtgtcgcctctatcatgtTGTGGTGTCGCCTGTATCATGTCgtggtgtcgcctctatcatgtcgTGGTGATGCCTCTATCATGTCGTGGTGTCGCCTGTATCATGTTGTGGTGTCGCCTGTATCATGTTGTGGTGTCGCCTGTATCATGTTGCGGTGTCGCCTGTATCATGTCGTGGTGTCGCTTCTATCATGTCgtggtgtcgcctctatcatgtcgcggtgtcgcctctatcatgtcgTGGTGTCGCTTCTATCATGTCGTGGTGTCGCCTGTATCATGTCgtggtgtcgcctctatcatgtTGTGGTGTCACCTCTATCATGTCGTGGTGACGCCTGTATCATGTgcggtgtcgcctctatcatgtcgCGGTGTCGCCTGTATCATGTCGTGGTGTCGCTTCTATCATGTcgcggtgtcgcctctatcatgtcgcgatgtcgcctctatcatgtcgTGGTGACGCCTGTATCATGTCgtggtgtcgcctctatcatgtGTGGTGTCACCTGTATCATGTCgtggtgtcgcctctatcatgtcgTGGTGTCACCTGTATCATGCATGCGCGGTGTCGCCTGTATCATGTCGCGGTGTCGCCTGTATCATGTCgtggtgtcgcctctatcatgtcgTGGTGTCACCCTATCATGTCgtggtgtcgcctctatcatgtcgTGGTGACGCCTGTATCATGTCgtggtgtcgcctctatcatgtcgcggtgtcgcctctatcatgtcgcggtgtcgcttctatcatgtcgcggtgtcgcctctatcatgtcgcggtgtcgcctctatcatgtcgcgtgtcgcctctatcatgtcgcggtgtcgcctctatcatgtcgTGGTGTCACCTGTATCATGTCgtggtgtcgcctctatcatgtcgtggtgtcgcctctatcatgtcgTGGTGTCACCTGTATCATGTCGCGGTGTCGCCTGTATCATGTcgcggtgtcgcctctatcGTGTTgtggtgtcgcctctatcatgGCATGGTGTCGCCTGTATCATGTcgcggtgtcgcctctatcatgtcgcggtgtcgcctctatcgtgtcgcggtgtcgcctctatcgtgtcgcggtgtcgcctctatcgtgtcgcggtgtcgcctctatcGTGTCGCGGTGTCGCTTCTATCATGTcgcggtgtcgcctctatcatgtcgcggtgtcgcctctatcatgtcgcggtgtcgcctctatcagtcgcggtgtcgcctctatcatgtcgcggtgtcgcttctatcatgtcgcggtgtcgcctctatcatgtcgcggtgtcgcctctatcatgtcgcggtgtcgcctctatcatgtcgcggtgtcgcctctatcatgtcgTGGTGTCACCTGTATCATGTCgtggtgtcgcctctatcatgtcgTGGTGTCACCTGTATCATGTCGCGGTGTCGCCTGTATCATGTcgcggtgtcgcctctatcgtgtcgtggtgtcgcctctatcatgGCGTGGTGTCGCCTGTATCATGTCgtggtgtcgcctctatcatgtcgcggtgtcgcctctatcgtgtcgcggtgtcgcctctatcgtgtcgcggtgtcgcctctatcgtgtcgcggtgtcgcctctatcgtgtcgcggtgtcgcctctatcatgtcgTGGTGTCACCTGTATCGGTCTCggcctcactctctctcccgcCCCCCAATG from Takifugu flavidus isolate HTHZ2018 chromosome 15, ASM371156v2, whole genome shotgun sequence includes:
- the LOC130539534 gene encoding zona pellucida sperm-binding protein 4-like, coding for MEQCKCLFGVVVVVLLACDVTAWRQWMPPVEKVQPQHPLQQPNVSPPTDLVDKCQVEEGQKIRCGTQDVTAEECDHINCCFDGSQCYYGKAVTVQCTSDGQFVVVVARDATWPHMDVDSISLLDTNDPSCTTVDFTTAFAIFQFPVAACGTTMSEEDGYIVYENHMSSSYEVGVGPRGSITRDSHFELLFQCRYSGTAVEALIMEVNDLPPPLAIAAIGPLRVELKLASGECHSKGCRPEESAYSSFYTPAEYPITKLLREEIFVQVNLVERADPNIVLNLEHCWATSTPSPHSFPQWDLLINGCPYGDDHYLTKVVQVDGSSGLQHPNHYKRFTFKMFAFVDNDTMNVQKDTVFIHCNTAVCHPSSTNSCAQPCHRQRRAVATWVPSSQKGFVSSGQIIITKSR